The following coding sequences are from one Mytilus trossulus isolate FHL-02 chromosome 8, PNRI_Mtr1.1.1.hap1, whole genome shotgun sequence window:
- the LOC134682076 gene encoding uncharacterized protein LOC134682076 has product MTSSISQLCTLCQDDDMSIAALTWCTDCETFLCSDCDRYHGRIKSTKHHKMLSIEDYCQLPEFILQTGNRCREHDKKYKLYCSFHACACCFQCFTESHPNCKEIKQLSDVLKNVKSSASVSRLESDLSDLKENFENITRSLKERITVMQSQKASALKEIKRSRKSINEYVDKIEQKMVNDLNIEHSKVEKNTEKMIIQVRIKLEQVVQLQLNFSKLIKFATEMQTYEGLKQMENTSTNEAKYIETLNKSGDLNDVSLVVDFSPDLYAVLQEVKSMGKVSITSKKSNLKLKVGQNSQAQLLFQMIKPIDEMEAVLKKTFSLPNDTRSICITSCSIISEGQLVFADQNNESLILCDKNGVYVRNILKFSNYPSDVCHIRNNVVAVTLPDAHQIVIVDVETNRIGHTFKVKSKCYGVYYDGNTISVRLPEENSVVILSMIDGSVKHTISIPGINVNRFSGFNQNRVFINWKKHEVLCYNGNSLIWKCNENIKDPSGIKIDKNGLIYIACDQSSKIVIVSSDGKSSRQLLSYDDGIRNPWAIDIDRETSTLLVANRDGATIFLYQL; this is encoded by the coding sequence ATGACCTCATCAATTTCACAGTTATGTACCCTTTGTCAGGATGACGACATGTCTATTGCGGCATTGACATGGTGTACAGATTGTGAAACATTTCTTTGCTCGGATTGCGATAGATATCACGGGAGAATAAAATCAACCAAACACCATAAAATGTTGTCCATAGAAGATTATTGTCAGCTGCCTGAATTTATTCTTCAAACCGGAAATAGATGTCGTGAGCATGATAAAAAGTACAAACTCTATTGCTCATTCCACGCATGCGCGTGTTGTTTCCAGTGCTTTACAGAAAGTCATCCGAACTGCAAAGAAATTAAACAACTGTCGGATGTTTTGAAGAATGTGAAGTCGTCTGCTTCTGTTTCGAGATTAGAAAGCGATTTGTCAGATCTGAAAgagaattttgaaaacataacTAGAAGTTTGAAAGAACGCATAACGGTTATGCAAAGCCAGAAGGCATCggcattaaaagaaataaagcgTTCACGGAAAAGCATTAATGAATATGTGGACAAAATAGAGCAAAAAATGGTCAACGACTTAAACATTGAACATTCAAAAGTGGAAAAAAATACCGAAAAAATGATAATCCAAGTTAGAATCAAACTGGAACAAGTTGTGCAATTGCAactgaatttttcaaaattgatcaaATTTGCAACCGAAATGCAAACGTACGAAGGGCTTAAGCAAATGGAAAACACTTCTACAAACGAAGCTAAGTATATAGAAACTTTAAACAAATCGGGTGACCTCAACGATGTCAGTCTAGTGGTAGACTTTTCACCAGATCTATATGCAGTTCTTCAAGAAGTAAAGTCAATGGGGAAAGTATCGATTACCTCTAAAAAgagtaatttaaaattaaaagttggTCAAAACAGTCAAGCTCagcttttatttcaaatgataaaaccaaTTGATGAAATGGAAGCAGTGCTGAAAAAGACTTTCAGTTTACCAAATGATACAAGAAGTATATGCATTACAAGTTGTAGCATCATATCAGAAGGTCAGCTGGTATTTGCGGATCAGAATAACGAAAGTTTGATTTTGTGTGACAAAAATGGCGTGTACGTTaggaacattttgaaattttcgaatTATCCGTCTGATGTTTGCCACATCAGAAACAATGTAGTCGCTGTAACATTACCTGACGCGCATCAAATTGTGATAGTTGATGTAGAAACAAATAGAATAGGTCATACTTTTAAAGTGAAGTCTAAATGTTACGGTGTTTACTACGATGGAAACACAATTTCGGTTAGACTTCCGGAAGAAAATTCTGTCGTTATTCTAAGCATGATCGACGGCAGTGTAAAACACACGATATCCATACCGGGAATAAATGTGAATCGTTTTTCGGGTTTTAACCAGAACCGTGTCTTCATAAATTGGAAGAAGCATGAGGTTCTTTGCTACAACGGCAATAGCCTAATCTGGAAATGTAACGAAAACATCAAAGATCCCTCTGGCATTAAAATCGATAAAAATGGACTTATCTACATTGCATGCGACCAAAGCAGCAAAATCGTAATCGTTAGTAGTGATGGCAAATCGAGTAGACAATTGTTGTCCTATGATGACGGAATCCGCAATCCGTGGGCAATTGATATTGACAGAGAGACTTCAACACTTCTTGTTGCTAATCGAGATGGGGCAACAATTTTCCTTTACCAactttaa
- the LOC134681312 gene encoding uncharacterized protein LOC134681312 — translation MKRKAKIRKTTMLVFGLYEGERCSLDVPIGTLVGNVKKLFQAKFNIYIDELNKKDRNILVLHYGGADLEESWCFTDLGIPAGSTIRVIIKEEVKPVLFIYCTYNDENIEIIDKDLSVPLLKIEDLRTLCAKKSGLPVSVFRLVYNKKELYDDHQLFDYGVEAGHTIRLENWDGWNEFINLCIMGFTPQVMAQISSEEVIARFQMKVALFIAAHYGNVDLARSLIKQGIRSDEQIGEHPLRQWMRMEPHIETKKAPVHEATENNQLGVLRLMVNHDITCVMAKNGNDLAPLNIALRQKVKPCASFLLTRQWSKVSVGKFGALSVQTLSKVKEWATIAKERCFAKYGTTRSSLKKKSFTSGPLVSFGLPVVNGVTDSPMTGKPRSELGSIRKKSFSVFQDVYGINKEDPEQYFKQMSAVTNYKNMKLQKNTKWGNILDRTDMGTRFITGIKATIEESEDEGSALPKKPGSTLGKIIGAKQRTLESISSVNEPTGPPGSVISRARRGTVTSISEDDLEPTKPLKTGILGKLKGVLEAPIIDESNERSIRTPAKPAFRSKQLLSKDQTIEPTEDTPKKPDQPEKSKLEDKETEIKGTLLKLPAIIKRKDQQTTSDDNVFTDNTTDVKENNPPSLGMKNPKNFFQTPNKGISKTLSNLKLDKTKTSTTISEVPRSPTHTEKSSATTQERKSRKRKRLTSALLISQAKASDGAVPLPLISTENMSRPFFYWNGLREEDYVLPLLDQVSKHKGATSRDRAIKSLTIANSFKEKPWLAQVRMATSLTCHSLRRSMLSDIDDDNQTI, via the coding sequence ATGAAAAGGAAAGCAAAAATTCGAAAGACAACCATGTTAGTTTTCGGATTATACGAAGGAGAGCGATGCTCTCTAGATGTACCTATAGGGACGTTAGTTGGTAAtgtgaaaaaattgtttcaggctaaatttaatatttacattgatgaGTTGAATAAAAAGGATCGTAATATCCTGGTGCTCCATTATGGCGGAGCAGATTTGGAGGAATCTTGGTGTTTTACTGACCTCGGTATTCCCGCGGGATCTACTATCAGGGTTATCATTAAGGAAGAAGTGAAACCCGTGTTATTCATCTATTGTACTTACAACGATGAAAATATCgaaattattgataaagattTGTCTGTCCCGTTATTGAAAATTGAGGATCTGCGCACGCTCTGTGCTAAGAAATCTGGACTTCCGGTATCGGTGTTCCGTCTTGTGTATAACAAGAAAGAACTGTATGACGACCACCAGCTCTTCGACTATGGTGTAGAGGCAGGCCATACGATTCGATTAGAAAACTGGGATGGATGGAATGAATTTATAAATCTTTGTATTATGGGATTTACTCCTCAAGTGATGGCTCAAATATCATCGGAAGAAGTCATAGCTCGATTTCAAATGAAAGTTGCATTATTTATTGCGGCACATTATGGAAACGTAGATTTAGCTAGATCGCTTATAAAGCAAGGTATCCGTTCAGATGAACAAATCGGAGAACATCCCCTTCGACAATGGATGAGAATGGAACCACATATCGAAACAAAGAAAGCACCGGTGCATGAAGCAACTGAAAATAATCAGCTTGGTGTTTTGCGATTAATGGTTAATCACGATATTACTtgcgtcatggctaaaaatggaaaCGACCTTGCGCCACTCAATATCGCCTTGCGTCAAAAAGTTAAACCGTGCGCCTCGTTTCTGTTAACCAGACAATGGTCAAAGGTCTCTGTTGGTAAATTTGGTGCATTATCTGTTCAAACTTTGAGTAAAGTTAAAGAATGGGCTACCATTGCAAAAGAAAGATGTTTCGCAAAGTATGGAACAACAAGATCAtctttgaagaaaaaatcatttacTAGTGGACCACTGGTCAGTTTTGGTCTACCCGTCGTCAATGGCGTGACTGATAGCCCAATGACCGGAAAACCTCGATCTGAACTCGGAAGTATTCGGAAGAAATCGTTTTCTGTATTTCAAGATGTCTATGGAATCAACAAGGAAGATCCGGAACAATACTTTAAACAGATGTCAGCAgttacaaactataaaaatatgaaactaCAGAAAAACACCAAGTGGGGAAATATTCTGGATAGAACTGATATGGGAACTCGATTTATCACCGGTATTAAGGCTACTATTGAAGAATCAGAAGACGAGGGATCTGCTCTACCGAAAAAGCCTGGTTCTACATTAGGCAAAATTATTGGTGCCAAACAAAGGACACTAGAGTCAATAAGTTCCGTCAATGAACCTACTGGTCCCCCTGGTTCTGTTATAAGTCGTGCAAGACGGGGAACAGTTACAAGCATTTCGGAAGACGACTTAGAACCTACAAAGCCATTGAAAACAGGAATATTAGGCAAACTCAAAGGCGTTCTTGAAGCTCCAATTATCGACGAATCAAACGAAAGATCCATTAGAACTCCAGCCAAGCCAGCATTCAGAAGTAAACAACTCTTATCCAAAGACCAGACTATAGAGCCTACTGAAGATACGCCAAAGAAACCGGATCAACCTGAAAAGTCGAAACTTGAAGATAAGGAAACCGAAATCAAGGGAACTCTATTGAAGCTTCCCGCAATTATAAAACGCAAGGATCAACAGACAACATCTGATGACAATGTGTTTACAGATAATACAACAGATGTCAAAGAAAACAACCCGCCTAGCCTCGGTATGAAAAACCCAAAGAACTTCTTTCAAACTCCTAATAAAGGAATTAGTAAAACATTGTCTAATTTAAAACTCGATAAAACCAAAACTTCGACGACTATCTCTGAAGTACCAAGATCCCCTACTCATACCGAAAAATCAAGTGCTACCACGCAAGAGCGAAAGTCACGTAAGAGAAAGCGACTGACGTCTGCTTTATTAATTTCTCAAGCAAAAGCCTCTGATGGTGCAGTTCCGCTTCCCCTCATCAGTACAGAAAACATGAGTCGTCCATTCTTTTACTGGAATGGATTACGAGAGGAGGATTATGTTCTTCCTTTACTAGATCAAGTTTCGAAACACAAAGGTGCAACTTCTAGAGACAGGGCTATCAAATCTTTGACAATTGCAAATTCGTTCAAAGAGAAACCATGGCTTGCTCAAGTGCGCATGGCAACATCTTTAACGTGTCATTCGTTAAGACGATCAATGCTTAGTGATATTGACGATGACAatcaaacaatttga
- the LOC134681311 gene encoding heat shock 70 kDa protein 12A-like — MWICPECFIENSANNESCSKCHTIKQDTDPKVRREHRRADVLKDKKTMYTHPGPFGWKLSKHGAVSGTTDTAKHITSCRDDYKVVAALDLGTTYSGFAFSTRQNPLDIQHVEKVPTCLLLSPNKEFVGFGNDAIRLYNELVKTGQHTGHYFLQKFKMDLYENEHISTEMTIQDMAGKPIEALIVFRETILVLKKSLVYFIKCKGLDVKMEDIRWVMPVPTFWNDAAKQFLRKSIDFIGIPEDQFQIALEPEAASIFCQQLLPDFSASLTGTRYLIVALGGGTTDITAHEKISSSRLRELIFATGNSYGGSTVDDRFLQMFTAIVGQDIISDIKQNYPMAYIDIFQGFELVKRNITTTNSQKVKVSIPLSVLDFKCKQVLGKDFRSAIGASKFSSAIELYDSTIHVDVGLMKAFFNVTINSILDLIKTRLQEPAVSDVSQILLVGEFAESSLMQDKVKSEFPDKRVIVPEAAGLTVLKGAVLFGHNPSYVQSRVMRYTYGVGISDEFDPAIHDEAHLVVQKNGPKLAKHIFDVIIRKNQLVDAGTSIDSEYLTIDPNQKTMEFELYFSSNEKPVYIDETDCKPLGSVIIHFPDVCQEERDVKVSFVIGNTELEVKAVDKKSRQTVTAEFNLF; from the exons atgtgGATCTGCCCTGAATGTTTTATAGAAAATAGTGCTAACAATGAATCGTGTAGTAAATGCCATACTATTAAACAAGACACTGATCCGAAAG TACGGCGGGAACATAGACGTGCAGATGTATTAAAAGATAAGAAGACGATGTACACACATCCTGGTCCATTTGGATGGAAATTAT CAAAACACGGCGCAGTATCAGGCACAACTGACACAGCCAAAC ATATAACTTCGTGTAGAGATGATTACAAAGTCGTTGCAGCATTGGATTTAGGAACTACATATTCTGGATTTGCATTCTCGACAAGACAGAATCCTTTGGACATACAGCACGTAGAGAAAGTACCAACGTGTTTATTACTTAGTCCCAATAAAGAGTTTGTAGGGTTTGGAAACGATGCAATCAGGTTATATAATGAATTGGTAAAAACTGGACAACACACTGGTCATTACTTTTTGCAGAAATTTAAAATGGATCTTTATGAGAATGAG CATATTTCAACTGAAATGACAATACAAGATATGGCAGGAAAACCAATAGAAGCTTTGATTGTTTTTCGAGAAACTATTCTGGTTCTCAAGAAATCCCtggtatattttataaaatgtaaaggCTTAGACGTAAAGATGGAAGATATAAGATGGGTAATGCCAGTTCCGACCTTCTGGAATGATGCTGCGAAACAGTTCTTACGAAAAAGTATCGACTTT ATTGGTATACCAGAAGACCAGTTTCAGATAGCTTTGGAACCGGAAGCCGCATCCATCTTTTGTCAACAACTGTTACCCGACTTCAGCGCTTCTCTTACTGGAACAAGATACTTAATTGTTGCTCTAGGAG GTGGAACTACAGATATTACAGctcatgaaaaaatatcaagttcAAGATTACGAGAATTGATCTTTGCGACAGGAAACAGTTATGGTGGATCCACGGTGGATGATAGGTTCTTACAAATGTTTACCGCCATAGTTGGGCAAGACATTATTTCAgatattaaacaaaactatccaATGGCTTACATTGACATTTTCCAAGGGTTCGAACTTGTAAAGCGCAATATTACTACAACAAATTCACAGAAAGTGAAAGTCAGTATTCCATTATCTGTCTTggattttaaatgtaaacaagtATTAGGTAAGGACTTCCGGTCTGCTATTGGTGCATCAAAGTTTTCTAGTGCTATTGAACTTTATGATTCTACAATACATGTTGATGTAGGTTTAATGAAAGCGTTTTTTAATGTGACAATCAACAGTATATTAGATCTTATCAAAACGAGGCTTCAAGAACCTGCAGTATCTGATGTATCTCAGATACTTCTTGTAGGTGAATTTGCAGAAAGTTCCTTGATGCAAGACAAAGTGAAATCTGAATTTCCTGATAAAAGAGTTATCGTACCTGAAGCAGCAGGGTTAACTGTTTTAAAAGGGGCTGTTTTATTTGGCCACAACCCGTCCTATGTACAATCCCGTGTAATGCGATATACATACGGTGTAGGCATTAGCGATGAATTCGATCCAGCTATTCACGATGAAGCACATCTTGTTGTCCAGAAAAATGGTCCGAAGTTAGCAAAGCACATTTTTGATGTCATTATCAGAAAGAACCAACTTGTTGATGCCGGTACATCTATTGATAGCGAATATCTAACTATAGACCCCAATCAGAAAACAATGgaatttgaattgtatttttcaTCCAATGAAAAACCTGTTTACATAGATGAGACGGACTGTAAGCCCTTGGGATCCGTTATCATTCATTTTCCCGACGTCTGCCAAGAAGAGAGGGATGTGAAAGTGTCATTTGTTATAGGGAATACAGAATTAGAAGTGAAGGCAGTTGATAAAAAATCAAGACAAACGGTCACAGCAGAATTCAATTTATTCtaa